One window of Lemur catta isolate mLemCat1 chromosome 3, mLemCat1.pri, whole genome shotgun sequence genomic DNA carries:
- the DNTTIP2 gene encoding deoxynucleotidyltransferase terminal-interacting protein 2, with product MVVTRSARARANIQATSAESSQQKSYAAEEIQTHPESRKESVSDDQSTAESQTTGKQSSIPRTPKTRKRKSRTTGSPPEVTEPSTDGEISEADSNYSSVSEHQDPIFRVTRRRKILIACTPASSVRKSSKITPADESQTEEIVSEAESHASGVSRIVFSTEITRTRSKAESLPDPSQESHAAAISDAETSCSDVSFSGIATRRTRNFQRKLQAQTKKKDSKIVPGNEKPIIDIPMNSEDSDARQTSPIQARSLSEINKPYFSNNAFDNDSFHRNSEKTLIVQKCQLSNVREEKQANVASFKEIRKQNYKDLDEDTKEIIDEGKEINEKRSQLKNLSELQDSSFQHSVSHSHSTSQNNATSEPLILNSEAIMKSLTQTFAVVEVDRWNEKKISTIKTSDLTKFDDCVGSDDEDEESTIIGVNEDMNSEKNVDLECDTKLCMSEFNTSQDKDDSVLLVLSSDESQQSEDNENEEDTLCFVENSGQIESLSLDTENASCDNALFVIDTTPGLSADKNFYLEEEDKASEVAIEEEKEEEEEDEKSEEEPSDHEKNEDEFSDEEDLLNNTKAKLLKLTSSSIDPGLSIKQLGGLYVNFNADKLQSNKRILTQIKEKRKNELLQKAIITPDFEKNYSVPPYSESKYQLQKKRRKERQKTAGDGWFGMKAPEMTDELKNDLKALKMRASMDPKRFYKKNDRDGFPKYFQMGTIVDNPADFYHSRIPKKQRKRTIVEELLADSEFRRYNRRKYSEIMAEKAANAAGKKFRKKKKFRN from the exons ATGGTGGTCACCAGATCGGCACGGGCTCGGGCCAACATCCAAGCCACGTCGGCTGAAAGCTCCCAGCAGAAG AGTTATGCTGCTGAAGAGATTCAAACGCATCCAGAAAGCAGGAAGGAATCTGTATCTGATGACCAAAGTACTGCTGAATCACAGACCACTGGGAAACAAAGTTCAATCCCTAGAACTCCTAAAACCAGAAAGAGGAAGAGCAGAACTACAGGCTCACCACCAGAGGTGACTGAACCATCAACTGATGGAGAGATCTCTGAAGCAGACTCAAATTATTCTTCTGTGTCTGAGCACCAGGATCCCATTTTTAGAGTAACTAGgagaagaaaaatcttaattGCATGCACTCCAGCATCCAGTGTTaggaaaagttcaaaaataaCTCCAGCAGATGAGTCTCAGACTGAAGAAATAGTCTCTGAAGCAGAATCTCATGCTTCAGGTGTTTCTAGAATTGTGTTTTCCACAGAAATAACAAGAACCAGAAGTAAGGCTGAATCTCTGCCAGATCCAAGCCAAGAATCACATGCAGCAGCTATATCTGATGCGGAGACATCATGTTCAGATGTTTCATTCTCTGGAATTGCCACTAGGAGAACCAGGAATTTCCAGAGGAAATTACAAGCACAAACTAAGAAGAAAGATAGTAAGATTGTACCAGGAAATGAGAAGCCAATTATTGACATACCTATGAATTCAGAAGATTCAGATGCCAGACAAACTTCTCCTATACAAGCAAGATCTCTTTCTGAGATTAATAAACCATATTTCTCAAATAATGCCTTTGATAATGATTCCTTCcacagaaattcagaaaaaacaCTAATAGTGCAAAAATGCCAACTTTCTAATGTAAGAGAGGAAAAACAGGCCAATGTtgcatcttttaaagaaataagaaagcagaACTATAAGGATTTGGATGAAGAcaccaaagaaataatagatgaaggaaaagaaattaatgagaaaaGATCTCAGTTGAAGAATCTTTCTGAACTTCAGGACTCTAGCTTTCAGCACTCAGTTTCTCACAGTCATTCAACCTCCCAAAATAATGCCACATCAGAGCCCTTAATTCTTAACTCTGAGGCTATAATGAAATCACTAACTCAAACATTTGCAGTTGTTGAAGTGGACAGATGGAATGAAAAGAAGATAAGCACCATAAAAACAAGTGACCTGACAAAGTTTGATGATTGTGTTGGTagtgatgatgaggatgaagaatCCACAATTATAGGTGTTAATGAAGATATGAACAGTGAAAAGAATGTAGATCTTGAATGTGATACCAAACTATGTATGTCTGAGTTCAACACATCTCAGGATAAAGATGATTCTGTTTTACTAGTTCTCAGCAGTGATGAAAGCCAGCAGTCTGAAGACAATGAGAATGAAGAGGACACTTTGTGTTTTGTTGAAAATAGTGGCCAAATAGAGTCATTAAGTTTAGACACAGAAAATGCATCATGTGATAATGCGTTATTTGTAATTGACACGACTCCTGGACTGAGTGctgataaaaatttttacttgGAAGAGGAAGATAAGGCAAGTGAGGTTGCCAtcgaggaggaaaaagaagaggaggaagaggatgaaaAGAGTGAAGAAGAACCATCAGAccatgagaaaaatgaagatgaGTTTAGTGATGAAGAAGACTTACTAAATAACACAAAGGCTAAACT TCTGAAGTTGACAAGCAGCAGCATAGACCCTGGCCTGAGCATCAAGCAGTTGGGTGGTTTGTATGTTAATTTCAATGCAGACAAACTGCAGTCTAACAAGAGAATTCTAACACAGatcaaggagaaaaggaaaaatgag CTTCTGCAGAAAGCCATCATTACACCTGATTTTGAAAAAAACTACTCTGTCCCACCATATAGTGAATCAAAGTATCAACTTCAGAAAAAACGCAGA AAAGAACGACAGAAAACAGCAGGGGATGGCTGGTTTGGTATGAAAGCTCCAGAAATGACAGATGAACTGAAAAATGATCTCAAAGCACTGAAGATGAGAGCAAGCATGGACCCAAAAaggttttataagaaaaatgatagaGATGGCTTCCCCAAGTACTTCCAG ATGGGAACCATTGTTGACAATCCTGCTGATTTCTACCATTCACGAATTCccaagaagcaaaggaaaagaactaTTGTGGAAGAATTGCTTGCTGATTCTGAGTTTAGAAG gtaTAACCGAAGGAAGTATTCAGAGATCATGGCTGAAAAAGCAGCAAATGCAGCAGGAAAAAAGTTccgaaagaagaagaaatttcgCAATTAG